The segment TGCTCGGATCGCTCGAGACGGCCGATGCGGTTTGCCGCATGCTCGCGGCCGAGGCGCAGTGCGCGGTGGTGTCGGTCGCCTATCGGCTCGCGCCGGAGCACAAGTTCCCCTGCGCGGTCCAAGACGCGATCGATGCGCTGCGATGGCTGCATCGTCGGGCGCTCGTCTACGGCCTCGATCCGTCGCGTCTTGCCGTGGGCGGCGAGAGTTCCGGCGCAACGCTGGCGGCGGTGGCCGCCGTACACGCGCGCGAGCTGAACATCGGGCTGGCGCTGCAGTTGCTCATCTATCCGGCGCTGTCGGCCTCCACTGGCAGTGCGGCACACCGGCTCTACGGCGATGGACACTTTCTGACTCGCGACGTGATTCGATGGATCCATCGCAACTATCTGCGAGATAGCGGCGACGCCCGGGACTGGCGTTTCGCACCGCTCGACGGCAGGCGTAACGCACCGGCGGATCTGCGCGGCGTCGCGCCCGTGTGGCTGGTCTCGGCCGAATACGATCCGTTGCGCGACGAGCACGCGGGCTATGCCGACAAACTGCGCCGCGCCGGCAATCGCGTCGATGCGCGCTGCTATCGCGGGATGATTCACGGCTTCTTCTCGATGGGGCGGGCGATTCCCGAAGCGGCGCACGCGCACCATGACGCCGCCGCGGCGCTGCGCGAAGCGTT is part of the Trinickia caryophylli genome and harbors:
- a CDS encoding alpha/beta hydrolase, with amino-acid sequence MPVAPSVRRFLERRAKPGSISVDQLPLQEARRYFAYYVPLADIAARDIERVEDIAVDVRDGAQVAARVYYPRPADWSDPQPALLYFHAGGYVLGSLETADAVCRMLAAEAQCAVVSVAYRLAPEHKFPCAVQDAIDALRWLHRRALVYGLDPSRLAVGGESSGATLAAVAAVHARELNIGLALQLLIYPALSASTGSAAHRLYGDGHFLTRDVIRWIHRNYLRDSGDARDWRFAPLDGRRNAPADLRGVAPVWLVSAEYDPLRDEHAGYADKLRRAGNRVDARCYRGMIHGFFSMGRAIPEAAHAHHDAAAALREALRTEG